Proteins from a genomic interval of Colletes latitarsis isolate SP2378_abdomen chromosome 3, iyColLati1, whole genome shotgun sequence:
- the LOC143340723 gene encoding prenylated Rab acceptor protein 1-like yields the protein MADVEIEIAGDMQIPQQKQKSGSGLEFLQIPQLPLSHIGYPQAHEWIEHRKANVRPWSLFLNTSNFKPPPSFPRLSKRIVRNIEYFQSNYLFVFVGLVIYCLITSPLLLIAVTASLGTCYKVSQRHAKQELMIFNHKLTLAQVYTLVGVCSLPIFYLVGAGAALFWVLGVSWFLITLHAAFYNIDSVLCPGEDELNSLVMQEV from the exons ATGGCAGACGTGGAAATCGAGATTGCAGGTGACATGCAAATACCCCAACAAAAGCAAAAATCTGGCAGCGG GCTTGAATTTCTACAGATACCACAACTTCCACTTAGTCATATAGGGTACCCACAAGCTCATGAATGGATTGAACATCGAAAAGCTAATGTCAGACCATGGTCCTTGTTTCTTAATACAAGCAACTTTAAACCTCCACCCAGTTTCCCAAGATTGAGTAAAAGAATTGTCaggaatattgaatattttcagagcaattatttatttgtattcgttggaCTAGTTATATATTGTTT GATTACGTCACCGCTTTTGCTGATTGCTGTTACAGCATCTCTTGGAACATGTTACAAAGTTTCACAACGCCATGCTAAACAGGAACTTATGATATTTAATCATAAATTAACATTAGCTCAAGTATATACTTTGGTTGGTGTTTGTTCGTTGCCAATATTTTATTTAGTAGGTGCTGGTGCAGCACTCTTTTGGGTTCTTG GAGTATCTTGGTTTTTAATAACTCTGCATGCAgcattctataatattgattctGTACTATGCCCAGGAGAAGATGAACTCAATTCTTTAGTTATGCAAGAAGTATGA